A window from Deltaproteobacteria bacterium encodes these proteins:
- the trmB gene encoding tRNA (guanosine(46)-N7)-methyltransferase TrmB, protein MGRGDWKRSYRHDEGRRTTAQRRALRELWEPYGLSWTWDRLLDLDAAFGREGPAILDLGFGTGESLVAAARRHPDHRVLGVEVYRPGLGAALLAIEREGLENVRVVRGDAFELLTHHIAPATFALVQIFFPEPWPEFPERRIVRPLLLELLARTLEPGGLLHLATDVPAYLDHARAAIEAASGWTLVEDSAEEPGHPDTVYARRARDEGRPILQLRARREP, encoded by the coding sequence GTGGGCCGCGGCGACTGGAAGCGCTCGTACCGGCACGACGAGGGCCGGCGGACGACGGCCCAGCGCCGCGCCCTGCGGGAGCTCTGGGAGCCCTACGGTCTGAGCTGGACCTGGGATCGCCTCCTCGATCTCGACGCGGCCTTCGGGCGGGAGGGGCCCGCGATCCTGGACCTGGGCTTCGGCACGGGGGAGTCGCTCGTCGCGGCGGCGAGGCGCCACCCGGACCACCGGGTCCTCGGCGTCGAGGTCTACCGGCCCGGCCTCGGGGCGGCGCTGCTCGCGATCGAGCGAGAGGGGCTCGAGAACGTGCGCGTCGTCCGGGGCGACGCCTTCGAGCTCCTCACCCACCACATCGCCCCGGCGACCTTCGCGCTCGTCCAGATCTTCTTCCCGGAGCCCTGGCCCGAGTTCCCCGAGCGCCGGATCGTCCGGCCGCTGCTGCTGGAGCTCCTCGCCCGGACCCTCGAGCCCGGCGGCCTCCTCCACCTCGCGACCGACGTCCCGGCCTACCTCGACCACGCGCGGGCGGCCATCGAGGCGGCCTCCGGCTGGACCCTCGTCGAGGACTCCGCCGAGGAGCCCGGTCACCCCGACACGGTCTACGCCCGCCGGGCGCGAGACGAGGGTCGCCCGATCCTCCAGCTGCGGGCCCGGCGCGAGCCCTGA
- a CDS encoding HAD-IA family hydrolase, which produces MSVLICFDLGGVLLRICRSWAEGCEAAGVEPREHRIEPLEQERFGELVDRFQRDELGVEAFHGALSELLGGVWSPPEVARIDRAWIRGPYLGTRELVEALRGAGHTTACLSNTSRSHWERLLADPAVAALDHQHASHLLGLVKPDPRIYEAFEADVGLPGEEIVFFDDLPANVDAALARGWDAVRIDHRHETVPQMRAALHERGLL; this is translated from the coding sequence GTGTCCGTGCTGATCTGCTTCGATCTCGGAGGAGTGCTCCTGCGCATCTGCCGCTCCTGGGCGGAGGGCTGCGAGGCCGCGGGGGTGGAGCCCCGCGAGCACCGGATCGAGCCGCTGGAGCAGGAGCGCTTCGGGGAGCTGGTCGACCGCTTCCAGCGCGACGAGCTCGGCGTCGAGGCCTTCCACGGCGCGCTCAGCGAGCTGCTCGGAGGGGTCTGGTCGCCGCCGGAGGTCGCCCGCATCGACCGGGCCTGGATCCGGGGGCCCTATCTCGGCACCCGCGAGCTCGTCGAGGCGCTCCGGGGCGCCGGGCACACCACCGCCTGCCTCTCCAACACCAGCCGCTCGCACTGGGAGAGGCTGCTGGCCGACCCCGCGGTCGCCGCCCTCGACCACCAGCACGCCTCCCACCTCCTGGGGCTGGTGAAGCCCGACCCGAGGATCTACGAGGCCTTCGAGGCCGACGTCGGCCTGCCGGGTGAGGAGATCGTCTTCTTCGACGACCTCCCCGCGAACGTGGACGCGGCCCTCGCCCGGGGCTGGGACGCGGTGCGGATCGACCACCGCCACGAGACCGTGCCGCAGATGCGCGCGGCGCTCCACGAGCGCGGGCTCCTCTGA